In Drosophila pseudoobscura strain MV-25-SWS-2005 chromosome 4, UCI_Dpse_MV25, whole genome shotgun sequence, the following proteins share a genomic window:
- the LOC4816455 gene encoding MAGE-like protein 2 isoform X1 → MQAMLTGERYLKLFRNCRSFYRQNKTMLPHEYLCESSTREQSIKTSTIPAPPPPPTHRPCTSKTQPSLHAHLSLFRTINTSNWTSGGINETPYSSYRPPQPPPVHKVAGPKTRPDIPPPPPPPPPALPVGAPRRPYNWMTPSRHSRDLFTNLITVRWASGKCTGPPKDPPTEKPPSFCECMPEPPCSSDPPPCEKVAPLPQSKPPPIDKDCKATEERLPCPKREPRKEKKKKQPTQESSAKASKDSASKGSAPKATPPKDAPPKAAAPKDATPKAAVTKAAPPKAAAPKAAAPKAAPPNDAAPKATPPKDADPKATAPKSDPTKDAAAKAAAPKAAAPKDAAPKATPPKDAAPKATAPKSDPPKAVAPKADAPKAAAPKAAAPKASPPKDTAPKAAPPKDPAPKAAGIPPPPPPPPPGVPVNKPQKPPVGAEPAPKPSPPPPPPPPPMPPAASQPGLIQYKSAMPNSPSPCERPPKEKEEAGACTTEESKEEPQCPKEEKEPEDPPNPCLLAFMERNRLSGKPPPKGGCYVVKTSRRKSACPRDKEEASSESKPSPKEGSSSRCKSAAKETASSKCKSAPKKEASSKAKPLPKEGPSSKPKTPPKEGPSSRCKTAPKEAASSKPKPPPKEGPSSRCKTAPKEAASSKPKPSAKREPSSKCKPQPKEGPSSGCKPSPKEGPSAVCKSSAKEGTSPKGKPSSKGPAGPGSKPPPKEAAKPSSKGPAGPGSKPPPKEGVKTGSKPLSTSPRSPAGQSPSKGPSGPGKPPSPQTVSKAMTTAAIVQPKVTANAPPAPKLKAKAAPSKPKAKSPKTPPPPPSSVEPSSSHCTQAGGDQSHCEANKAQLLCQPVVPLKDTIQRYLCSIQPHLEPDEFVEEQKLTLEFQDGEGAKLQKMLEDVASCSSNWLTPRWTNAAYLGYRAPVTIFSSPCLTLPMQDFRTERDYRLFTAKVIFGMCEFKEMVDNNGIPVTKMCCHDLDNSQFRKIFGTVRRPGRFCDSIEQNNESQYVVVIHRNNFFKLPVIGADCKIVHVHSLADQLGSILHCPMERGVPIGLLTHDNRDNWGEAYTYLCRPEGNNESIVHAIEQSLFVVCLDDCVNVPRNGASAVHAAQLLHGGGRHQNSANRWMDKTIQLIVNPNGMAGFCYEHAPADCQPLAMLMDFVQRNITQPNYGCQCCSTSKTKSATVLCFDPFSDCVDLFLCEAKRNIDKICSRLQLHVFKYECHGKSFIKAQGLNADSYIQMALQLAYYECHSKLPAQYESAHLRMFEEGRTETIRSTSRESRAFVEAMALSPGSNKKRLMALRSAVDSHQELTKLALQGRGIDRHLLGLQQMAKENGLPTPEFFKSKGFTKSVSFQVFSSQVASSHDAFMAYGPLIANGYGCCYNPRDKEIIFSVSAWGPNKETDPVRYGKAIENALDAMRKLVLKTGGDRVGEDVCKCPDVGPPQ, encoded by the exons ATGCAGGCTATGTTGACTGGGGAAAGATACTTAAAACTG TTCAGGAACTGCAGGAGTTTTTATAGGCAAAACAAGACAATGCTGCCACATGAATACCTCTGCGAATCGTCCACAAGGGAACAGAGTATCAAGACGTCAACTATCCCTgctccgccgccgccaccaacCCATAGACCATGCACCTCCAAGACACAACCTAGTCTCCACGCGCACCTCTCACTCTTCAGAACAATCAACACTTCGAACTGGACATCTGGCGGGATCAATGAGACACCCTACTCGTCGTATCGTCCACCGCAGCCACCGCCAGTTCATAAAGTTGCTGGCCCAAAAACCCGCCCTGATATccctcctccgccaccgccaccacctccTGCACTACCAGTCGGAGCACCCCGTAGACCGTACAACTGGATGACACCATCTAGGCACAGCCGGGAcctattcacaaatctcatcACTGTGAGATGGGCATCCGGGAAGTGCACTGGTCCGCCGAAGGACCCGCCCACGGAGAAGCCGCCCTCGTTCTGCGAGTGTATGCCAGAACCGCCGTGCTCGTCTGATCCACCACCTTGTGAGAAGGTAGCACCGCTGCCACAATCGAAGCCTCCGCCAATTGACAAGGACTGCAAGGCGACTGAGGAGAGACTTCCATGCCCTAAAAGAGAACCAaggaaggaaaagaaaaaaaagcagcCTACCCAAGAATCTTCGGCAAAAGCATCCAAAGATAGTGCATCCAAAGGTAGTGCACCCAAGGCTACTCCACCTAAAGATGCTCCCCCCAAAGCTGCTGCACCCAAAGATGCTACCCCTAAAGCTGCTGTTACCAAAGCTGCTCCTCCCAAAGCTGCTGCTCCCAAGGCTGCTGCTCCCAAAGCTGCTCCTCCCAATGATGCAGCCCCTAAAGCTACTCCACCCAAAGATGCTGACCCCAAAGCTACTGCTCCTAAAAGTGATCCCACAAAAGATGCTGCTGCCAAGGCTGCTGCTCCCAAAGCAGCTGCTCCCAAAGATGCAGCCCCTAAAGCTACTCCACCTAAAGATGCTGCCCCCAAAGCTACTGCTCCTAAAAGTGATCCCCCAAAAGCTGTTGCTCCAAAGGCTGATGCTCCCAAGGCTGCTGCTCCCAAGGCTGCGGCTCCCAAAGCTTCTCCTCCCAAAGATACCGCCCCCAAAGCTGCTCCTCCCAAAGATCCAGCTCCCAAAGCTGCTGGAATTCCTCCtcccccaccgccaccacctccTGGAGTACCTGTAAATAAACCGCAGAAACCCCCAGTTGGTGCCGAACCAGCACCCAAACCctctcccccgcccccgccgccgccaccaccaatGCCACCTGCCGCTTCCCAACCAGGATTGATACAGTACAAGTCCGCTATGCCCAATTCCCCTAGTCCTTGTGAAAGGCCGCCAAAGGAAAAAGAGGAAGCAGGAGCCTGCACCACCGAAGAGTCAAAGGAGGAACCACAATGTccaaaagaagagaaggagCCAGAAGACCCACCTAATCCCTGCCTGTTGGCATTTATGGAAAGGAACCGTCTCAGTGGTAAGCCGCCACCAAAGGGAGGCTGCTATGTGGTTAAGACCTCTCGCCGAAAATCAGCATGTCCTCGAGACAAAGAGGAAGCCAGCTCTGAAAGTAAGCCATCTCCCAAAGAAGGATCTAGCTCTAGGTGCAAGTCAGCTGCCAAGGAAACAGCCAGTTCTAAGTGCAAGTCAGCTCCCAAAAAAGAAGCTAGTTCTAAAGCGAAGCCGCTTCCCAAAGAGGGACCGAGCTCTAAACCGAAAACACCTCCCAAAGAAGGCCCCAGCTCTAGATGCAAGACAGCTCCCAAAGAAGCAGCCAGCTCTAAACCGAAACCACCTCCCAAAGAAGGCCCCAGCTCTAGATGCAAGACAGCTCCCAAAGAAGCAGCCAGCTCTAAACCGAAACCATCTGCCAAAAGAGAACCCAGTTCTAAATGCAAGCCCCAGCCTAAGGAAGGACCCAGTTCTGGCTGCAAACCCTCTCCCAAGGAAGGACCCAGTGCGGTATGCAAGTCCTCTGCCAAAGAAGGAACCAGTCCTAAGGGCAAACCCTCATCTAAGGGCCCTGCTGGTCCGGGAAGCAAGCCCCCTCCCAAAGAAGCTGCCAAACCCTCATCTAAAGGCCCTGCCGGTCCTGGAAGCAAGCCCCCTCCCAAGGAAGGAGTCAAAACTGGAAGCAAGCCCTTATCCACATCACCGAGAAGTCCTGCGGGACAGTCCCCATCCAAGGGACCATCCGGCCCCGGCAAGCCACCCTCTCCTCAAACAGTCAGTAAGGCAATGACCACAGCAGCAATTGTGCAGCCTAAGGTCACGGCTAATGCCCCACCTGCGCCGAAGCTCAAAGCTAAGGCGGCGCCTTCAAAGCCCAAGGCCAAGAGTCCTAAGACACCGCCCCCACCGCCGTCGAGCGTGGAGCCCTCGTCCAGCCATTGCACCCAAGCCGGAGGCGATCAGAGCCACTGTGAGGCAAATAAAGCCCAGCTACTGTGTCAGCCGGTGGTGCCGCTAAAGGACACCATCCAGCGATATCTGTGCAGCATTCAACCGCACCTGGAGCCCGACGAGTTCGTGGAGGAGCAGAAACTAACCCTCGAGTTCCAAGATGGCGAAGGCGCAAAGCTGCAGAAGATGCTGGAGGATGTGGCCTCGTGCAGCAGCAATTGGCTGACACCGCGCTGGACAAATGCCGCCTACTTGGGCTACAGAGCACCGGTTACCATATTCTCGAGTCCCTGCCTGACCTTGCCCATGCAGGACTTTAGAACCGAACGGGACTACAGGCTGTTCACGGCCAAGGTGATCTTCGGGATGTGCGAGTTCAAGGAGATGGTGGATAACAATGGTATACCCGTGACAAAGATGTGCTGCCATGATCTGGACAACAGTCAGTTTAGGAAGATCTTTGGCACGGTGCGAAGGCCGGGTCGCTTTTGCGATTCCATCGAACAGAACAATGAGTCCCAGTACGTGGTGGTCATCCATAGAAATAAT TTCTTTAAGCTACCTGTCATTGGCGCGGACTGCAAGATTGTTCATGTCCACAGTCTGGCCGATCAACTGGGGAGCATTCTCCACTGTCCCATGGAGAGGGGCGTGCCCATTGGCCTCCTCACCCACGACAATCGCGACAACTGGGGCGAGGCCTACACGTATCTCTGTCGTCCTGAGGGCAACAACGAGTCCATTGTCCACGCCATCGAGCAGTCGCTCTTCGTCGTCTGCCTGGATGACTGCGTGAATGTGCCCAGGAATGGAGCTAGTGCCGTGCACGCCGCCCAGTTGTTGCATGGCGGCGGTCGCCATCAGAACAGCGCCAATCGTTGGATGGACAAGACGATCCAGCTGATTGTCAACCCCAACGGCATGGCTGGCTTCTGCTACGAGCACGCACCCGCCGACTGTCAGCCGCTGGCCATGCTCATGGACTTTGTGCAGCGGAATAT AACTCAACCAAATTATGGCTGCCAGTGCTGCAGCACCTCCAAGACGAAATCAGCCACCGTACTCTGCTTTGATCCGTTCAGCGATTGCGTGGATCTGTTCCTGTGCGAGGCGAAGCGCAACATTGACAAGATCTGCAGCCGGCTGCAGTTGCACGTCTTCAAGTACGAGTGCCACGGGAAGAGCTTCATCAAAGCGCAAGGCTTGAATGCGGACAGCTACATACAGATGGCCCTGCAGTTGGCCTACTACGAGTGCCACAGCAAGCTGCCGGCCCAGTACGAGTCGGCGCACCTGCGGATGTTCGAGGAGGGACGCACGGAAACCATACGCTCCACGTCCCGTGAGTCTCGCGCCTTTGTCGAGGCCATGGCCCTGTCGCCGGGCTCCAACAAGAAGCGTCTGATGGCGCTCCGCTCAGCAGTGGACTCCCATCAGGAGCTGACCAAACTCGCCCTGCAGGGGCGGGGCATCGACCGGCATCTGTTGGGGCTGCAGCAGATGGCCAAGGAGAACGGTCTGCCGACGCCCGAGTTCTTCAAGTCGAAGGGGTTTACCAAGTCGGTCAGCTTCCAGGTGTTCAGCTCCCAGGTGGCCAGCAGCCATGATGCCTTCATGGCGTACGGGCCCCTGATCGCCAACGGCTATGGCTGCTGCTACAATCCACGCGACAAGGAAATTATATTCTCCGTCTCGGCATGGGGCCCCAACAAGGAAACCGATCCCGTGCGATATGGCAAGGCGATAGAAAATGCCTTGGATGCCATGAGAAAGCTGGTCCTCAAGACAGGTGGCGATCGTGTGGGCGAAGATGTCTGCAAGTGCCCCGATGTGGGACCACCCCAGTAG
- the LOC4816455 gene encoding MAGE-like protein 2 isoform X2, with the protein MLPHEYLCESSTREQSIKTSTIPAPPPPPTHRPCTSKTQPSLHAHLSLFRTINTSNWTSGGINETPYSSYRPPQPPPVHKVAGPKTRPDIPPPPPPPPPALPVGAPRRPYNWMTPSRHSRDLFTNLITVRWASGKCTGPPKDPPTEKPPSFCECMPEPPCSSDPPPCEKVAPLPQSKPPPIDKDCKATEERLPCPKREPRKEKKKKQPTQESSAKASKDSASKGSAPKATPPKDAPPKAAAPKDATPKAAVTKAAPPKAAAPKAAAPKAAPPNDAAPKATPPKDADPKATAPKSDPTKDAAAKAAAPKAAAPKDAAPKATPPKDAAPKATAPKSDPPKAVAPKADAPKAAAPKAAAPKASPPKDTAPKAAPPKDPAPKAAGIPPPPPPPPPGVPVNKPQKPPVGAEPAPKPSPPPPPPPPPMPPAASQPGLIQYKSAMPNSPSPCERPPKEKEEAGACTTEESKEEPQCPKEEKEPEDPPNPCLLAFMERNRLSGKPPPKGGCYVVKTSRRKSACPRDKEEASSESKPSPKEGSSSRCKSAAKETASSKCKSAPKKEASSKAKPLPKEGPSSKPKTPPKEGPSSRCKTAPKEAASSKPKPPPKEGPSSRCKTAPKEAASSKPKPSAKREPSSKCKPQPKEGPSSGCKPSPKEGPSAVCKSSAKEGTSPKGKPSSKGPAGPGSKPPPKEAAKPSSKGPAGPGSKPPPKEGVKTGSKPLSTSPRSPAGQSPSKGPSGPGKPPSPQTVSKAMTTAAIVQPKVTANAPPAPKLKAKAAPSKPKAKSPKTPPPPPSSVEPSSSHCTQAGGDQSHCEANKAQLLCQPVVPLKDTIQRYLCSIQPHLEPDEFVEEQKLTLEFQDGEGAKLQKMLEDVASCSSNWLTPRWTNAAYLGYRAPVTIFSSPCLTLPMQDFRTERDYRLFTAKVIFGMCEFKEMVDNNGIPVTKMCCHDLDNSQFRKIFGTVRRPGRFCDSIEQNNESQYVVVIHRNNFFKLPVIGADCKIVHVHSLADQLGSILHCPMERGVPIGLLTHDNRDNWGEAYTYLCRPEGNNESIVHAIEQSLFVVCLDDCVNVPRNGASAVHAAQLLHGGGRHQNSANRWMDKTIQLIVNPNGMAGFCYEHAPADCQPLAMLMDFVQRNITQPNYGCQCCSTSKTKSATVLCFDPFSDCVDLFLCEAKRNIDKICSRLQLHVFKYECHGKSFIKAQGLNADSYIQMALQLAYYECHSKLPAQYESAHLRMFEEGRTETIRSTSRESRAFVEAMALSPGSNKKRLMALRSAVDSHQELTKLALQGRGIDRHLLGLQQMAKENGLPTPEFFKSKGFTKSVSFQVFSSQVASSHDAFMAYGPLIANGYGCCYNPRDKEIIFSVSAWGPNKETDPVRYGKAIENALDAMRKLVLKTGGDRVGEDVCKCPDVGPPQ; encoded by the exons ATGCTGCCACATGAATACCTCTGCGAATCGTCCACAAGGGAACAGAGTATCAAGACGTCAACTATCCCTgctccgccgccgccaccaacCCATAGACCATGCACCTCCAAGACACAACCTAGTCTCCACGCGCACCTCTCACTCTTCAGAACAATCAACACTTCGAACTGGACATCTGGCGGGATCAATGAGACACCCTACTCGTCGTATCGTCCACCGCAGCCACCGCCAGTTCATAAAGTTGCTGGCCCAAAAACCCGCCCTGATATccctcctccgccaccgccaccacctccTGCACTACCAGTCGGAGCACCCCGTAGACCGTACAACTGGATGACACCATCTAGGCACAGCCGGGAcctattcacaaatctcatcACTGTGAGATGGGCATCCGGGAAGTGCACTGGTCCGCCGAAGGACCCGCCCACGGAGAAGCCGCCCTCGTTCTGCGAGTGTATGCCAGAACCGCCGTGCTCGTCTGATCCACCACCTTGTGAGAAGGTAGCACCGCTGCCACAATCGAAGCCTCCGCCAATTGACAAGGACTGCAAGGCGACTGAGGAGAGACTTCCATGCCCTAAAAGAGAACCAaggaaggaaaagaaaaaaaagcagcCTACCCAAGAATCTTCGGCAAAAGCATCCAAAGATAGTGCATCCAAAGGTAGTGCACCCAAGGCTACTCCACCTAAAGATGCTCCCCCCAAAGCTGCTGCACCCAAAGATGCTACCCCTAAAGCTGCTGTTACCAAAGCTGCTCCTCCCAAAGCTGCTGCTCCCAAGGCTGCTGCTCCCAAAGCTGCTCCTCCCAATGATGCAGCCCCTAAAGCTACTCCACCCAAAGATGCTGACCCCAAAGCTACTGCTCCTAAAAGTGATCCCACAAAAGATGCTGCTGCCAAGGCTGCTGCTCCCAAAGCAGCTGCTCCCAAAGATGCAGCCCCTAAAGCTACTCCACCTAAAGATGCTGCCCCCAAAGCTACTGCTCCTAAAAGTGATCCCCCAAAAGCTGTTGCTCCAAAGGCTGATGCTCCCAAGGCTGCTGCTCCCAAGGCTGCGGCTCCCAAAGCTTCTCCTCCCAAAGATACCGCCCCCAAAGCTGCTCCTCCCAAAGATCCAGCTCCCAAAGCTGCTGGAATTCCTCCtcccccaccgccaccacctccTGGAGTACCTGTAAATAAACCGCAGAAACCCCCAGTTGGTGCCGAACCAGCACCCAAACCctctcccccgcccccgccgccgccaccaccaatGCCACCTGCCGCTTCCCAACCAGGATTGATACAGTACAAGTCCGCTATGCCCAATTCCCCTAGTCCTTGTGAAAGGCCGCCAAAGGAAAAAGAGGAAGCAGGAGCCTGCACCACCGAAGAGTCAAAGGAGGAACCACAATGTccaaaagaagagaaggagCCAGAAGACCCACCTAATCCCTGCCTGTTGGCATTTATGGAAAGGAACCGTCTCAGTGGTAAGCCGCCACCAAAGGGAGGCTGCTATGTGGTTAAGACCTCTCGCCGAAAATCAGCATGTCCTCGAGACAAAGAGGAAGCCAGCTCTGAAAGTAAGCCATCTCCCAAAGAAGGATCTAGCTCTAGGTGCAAGTCAGCTGCCAAGGAAACAGCCAGTTCTAAGTGCAAGTCAGCTCCCAAAAAAGAAGCTAGTTCTAAAGCGAAGCCGCTTCCCAAAGAGGGACCGAGCTCTAAACCGAAAACACCTCCCAAAGAAGGCCCCAGCTCTAGATGCAAGACAGCTCCCAAAGAAGCAGCCAGCTCTAAACCGAAACCACCTCCCAAAGAAGGCCCCAGCTCTAGATGCAAGACAGCTCCCAAAGAAGCAGCCAGCTCTAAACCGAAACCATCTGCCAAAAGAGAACCCAGTTCTAAATGCAAGCCCCAGCCTAAGGAAGGACCCAGTTCTGGCTGCAAACCCTCTCCCAAGGAAGGACCCAGTGCGGTATGCAAGTCCTCTGCCAAAGAAGGAACCAGTCCTAAGGGCAAACCCTCATCTAAGGGCCCTGCTGGTCCGGGAAGCAAGCCCCCTCCCAAAGAAGCTGCCAAACCCTCATCTAAAGGCCCTGCCGGTCCTGGAAGCAAGCCCCCTCCCAAGGAAGGAGTCAAAACTGGAAGCAAGCCCTTATCCACATCACCGAGAAGTCCTGCGGGACAGTCCCCATCCAAGGGACCATCCGGCCCCGGCAAGCCACCCTCTCCTCAAACAGTCAGTAAGGCAATGACCACAGCAGCAATTGTGCAGCCTAAGGTCACGGCTAATGCCCCACCTGCGCCGAAGCTCAAAGCTAAGGCGGCGCCTTCAAAGCCCAAGGCCAAGAGTCCTAAGACACCGCCCCCACCGCCGTCGAGCGTGGAGCCCTCGTCCAGCCATTGCACCCAAGCCGGAGGCGATCAGAGCCACTGTGAGGCAAATAAAGCCCAGCTACTGTGTCAGCCGGTGGTGCCGCTAAAGGACACCATCCAGCGATATCTGTGCAGCATTCAACCGCACCTGGAGCCCGACGAGTTCGTGGAGGAGCAGAAACTAACCCTCGAGTTCCAAGATGGCGAAGGCGCAAAGCTGCAGAAGATGCTGGAGGATGTGGCCTCGTGCAGCAGCAATTGGCTGACACCGCGCTGGACAAATGCCGCCTACTTGGGCTACAGAGCACCGGTTACCATATTCTCGAGTCCCTGCCTGACCTTGCCCATGCAGGACTTTAGAACCGAACGGGACTACAGGCTGTTCACGGCCAAGGTGATCTTCGGGATGTGCGAGTTCAAGGAGATGGTGGATAACAATGGTATACCCGTGACAAAGATGTGCTGCCATGATCTGGACAACAGTCAGTTTAGGAAGATCTTTGGCACGGTGCGAAGGCCGGGTCGCTTTTGCGATTCCATCGAACAGAACAATGAGTCCCAGTACGTGGTGGTCATCCATAGAAATAAT TTCTTTAAGCTACCTGTCATTGGCGCGGACTGCAAGATTGTTCATGTCCACAGTCTGGCCGATCAACTGGGGAGCATTCTCCACTGTCCCATGGAGAGGGGCGTGCCCATTGGCCTCCTCACCCACGACAATCGCGACAACTGGGGCGAGGCCTACACGTATCTCTGTCGTCCTGAGGGCAACAACGAGTCCATTGTCCACGCCATCGAGCAGTCGCTCTTCGTCGTCTGCCTGGATGACTGCGTGAATGTGCCCAGGAATGGAGCTAGTGCCGTGCACGCCGCCCAGTTGTTGCATGGCGGCGGTCGCCATCAGAACAGCGCCAATCGTTGGATGGACAAGACGATCCAGCTGATTGTCAACCCCAACGGCATGGCTGGCTTCTGCTACGAGCACGCACCCGCCGACTGTCAGCCGCTGGCCATGCTCATGGACTTTGTGCAGCGGAATAT AACTCAACCAAATTATGGCTGCCAGTGCTGCAGCACCTCCAAGACGAAATCAGCCACCGTACTCTGCTTTGATCCGTTCAGCGATTGCGTGGATCTGTTCCTGTGCGAGGCGAAGCGCAACATTGACAAGATCTGCAGCCGGCTGCAGTTGCACGTCTTCAAGTACGAGTGCCACGGGAAGAGCTTCATCAAAGCGCAAGGCTTGAATGCGGACAGCTACATACAGATGGCCCTGCAGTTGGCCTACTACGAGTGCCACAGCAAGCTGCCGGCCCAGTACGAGTCGGCGCACCTGCGGATGTTCGAGGAGGGACGCACGGAAACCATACGCTCCACGTCCCGTGAGTCTCGCGCCTTTGTCGAGGCCATGGCCCTGTCGCCGGGCTCCAACAAGAAGCGTCTGATGGCGCTCCGCTCAGCAGTGGACTCCCATCAGGAGCTGACCAAACTCGCCCTGCAGGGGCGGGGCATCGACCGGCATCTGTTGGGGCTGCAGCAGATGGCCAAGGAGAACGGTCTGCCGACGCCCGAGTTCTTCAAGTCGAAGGGGTTTACCAAGTCGGTCAGCTTCCAGGTGTTCAGCTCCCAGGTGGCCAGCAGCCATGATGCCTTCATGGCGTACGGGCCCCTGATCGCCAACGGCTATGGCTGCTGCTACAATCCACGCGACAAGGAAATTATATTCTCCGTCTCGGCATGGGGCCCCAACAAGGAAACCGATCCCGTGCGATATGGCAAGGCGATAGAAAATGCCTTGGATGCCATGAGAAAGCTGGTCCTCAAGACAGGTGGCGATCGTGTGGGCGAAGATGTCTGCAAGTGCCCCGATGTGGGACCACCCCAGTAG
- the LOC6902473 gene encoding uncharacterized protein yields the protein MAGNRILLLVVVVCPLINGEGIATQWGTDTPATESVPPLMIPPVEAKTAVNNSKTVATIKPRSSFLVKPEQYRYAYLRHVRRCPKVTYVNPVDVKKILGFWYAYATTPMAHPLFRLECSAYDASNYNFTNRILKTDYVNYAILYFCIYNNKTRKYDITMRALTRNTSPTSLTIRTIIQNMRRFRFQTKILIWLKHKAYCFEWFIRSNQDRRRFYRYLAPYNRWNDH from the exons ATGGCTGGAAACCGAAT CCtcctgctggtggtggtggtgtgtcCACTGATTAATGGAGAAGGGATTGCCACACAATGGGGAACGGACACTCCTGCAACGGAATCTGTACCACCTCTAATGATACCCCCAGTTGAGGCAAAGACTGCTGTAAACAACTCCAAGACGGTGGCTACAATCAAGCCCCGCAGCTCGTTCTTGGTCAAGCCGGAGCAGTACAGATACGCATATCTGAGACATGTCAGAAGGTGCCCCAAAGTGACATATGTAAATCCAGTCGATGTCAAAAAG ATTTTGGGATTTTGGTATGCCTACGCGACGACCCCCATGGCCCATCCCTTGTTCCGGCTGGAATGCAGCGCCTACGATGCTTCCAATT ACAACTTCACCAATCGCATCTTGAAAACGGACTATGTCAACTATGCCATACTGTATTTCTGCATATACAACAACAAGACCAGGAAATATGATA TTACCATGCGAGCTCTTACCCGCAATACATCGCCGACAAGTTTGACCATTCGGACTATAATCCAGAATATGAGAAGGTTCCGTTTCCAAACCAAAATCCTTATATGGCTTAAGCACAAGGCCTACTGCTTTGAGTGGTTCATAAGGTCAAACCAGGACAGAAGACGGTTCTACCGATACCTGGCCCCCTACAATCGATGGAACGATCATTGA